One Schistocerca cancellata isolate TAMUIC-IGC-003103 chromosome 1, iqSchCanc2.1, whole genome shotgun sequence genomic region harbors:
- the LOC126163455 gene encoding ejaculatory bulb-specific protein 3-like, whose product MWKVFTPLLILVVATAVPLTSADEGKYSTKYDNVDLDEILNNDRLFNNYMDCLLDDGDERCTPEGKDLKVFIPDALQTDCAKCNDKQKARVDKVIKFIRDNKKDALEKLKAKYDPDGTYFEHYERHL is encoded by the coding sequence ATGTGGAAAGTCTTCACTCCTCTGCTCATTCTGGTGGTCGCCACTGCGGTACCACTGACTTCCGCCGACGAAGGGAAGTACTCCACCAAGTACGACAATGTAGACCTGGACGAGATCCTCAACAACGACCGGCTCTTCAACAATTACATGGACTGCCTGCTGGACGATGGTGACGAACGATGCACCCCAGAGGGTAAGGATCTGAAGGTTTTCATTCCGGACGCCTTGCAGACCGACTGTGCCAAATGCAATGATAAGCAGAAAGCCAGAGTCGATAAAGTCATCAAGTTCATAAGAGACAACAAGAAGGACGCGTTGGAGAAGCTGAAGGCCAAGTACGACCCCGACGGCACCTATTTCGAGCACTACGAGCGCCATCTGTAG